In Nicotiana tabacum cultivar K326 chromosome 21, ASM71507v2, whole genome shotgun sequence, one DNA window encodes the following:
- the LOC142175181 gene encoding uncharacterized protein LOC142175181: MIWVKGLPFKISFFLWKVWKAKLSLDDFLRKLGYFMPSKYWCCADPKEESLLHLFFTSNVFRSVWSYFLRRAGIVLDGLSLHQAITKCWTAPVVPRLKPVLQALPACIVCKLWKRRNSLKYGKAVSMSRVIYQVSSTVQALVQLKKPGLRVPHKWLDLLTMIEQYTPRLKYDKVLWEFPSRGWIKVNTDGACRGNPGRSSIGFCIRDEVGDLIYAEGREISGETNNEAETVAIVEALKMCKNLNYFKIWLQTDSKLLKNIIEESWKPPWYITKHVEDILRLKEQSIIKVTHIFREWNTLADHFANYALDEGNTECHGF; the protein is encoded by the coding sequence ATGATATGGGTAAAAGGTTTACCTTTCAAGATATCTTTCTTCCTGTGGAAGGTGTGGAAAGCCAAACTGTCACTTGATGATTTCCTACGTAAACTAGGATACTTCATGCCATCTAAATATTGGTGTTGTGCTGATCCTAAGGAGGAGTCATTACTACATTTGTTCTTCACATCCAATGTATTTAGAAGTGTTTGGAGTTACTTCCTGAGGAGAGCAGGAATTGTATTAGATGGGTTGTCATTACATCAAGCAATTACAAAGTGTTGGACAGCACCAGTGGTACCTAGATTGAAGCCAGTCCTGCAAGCTTTACCTGCATGTATTGTATGTAAACTTTGGAAGAGAAGAAACAGTTTGAAATATGGAAAAGCAGTGTCAATGAGCAGAGTTATTTACCAGGTGTCATCTACTGTGCAAGCTCTAGTCCAACTGAAAAAGCCTGGACTACGTGTGCCTCACAAGTGGCTGGACTTACTGACAATGATAGAGCAATACACACCTCGACTGAAATATGATAAAGTGTTATGGGAATTTCCTTCAAGAGGATGGATCAAAGTGAATACGGATGGAGCATGTAGAGGGAACCCAGGGAGGAGTTCAATTGGTTTCTGCATAAGGGATGAGGTAGGTGATTTGATATATGCAGAAGGAAGGGAGATTTCTGGAGAAACCAACAATGAAGCAGAAACGGTAGCTATTGTGGAGGCACTGAAGATGTGCAAAAATCTTAATTATTTCAAGATATGGCTGCAGACAGATTCTAAGCTATTAAAGAACATTATAGAGGAATCATGGAAGCCTCCTTGGTATATTACTAAACATGTAGAGGATATTTTAAGATTGAAGGAACAAAGTATCATCAAGGTCACACACATATTCAGAGAATGGAATACATTAGCAGACCACTTTGCCAATTATGCTCTAGATGAAGGAAATACTGAATGTCACGGTTTCTAG